Genomic window (Streptomyces sp. NBC_01431):
CGCGTGGCGGCGCGACAACATCGACCTGCTCGTGTGCGAGACGGCCGCCCGGATCAAGGCGCACAAGCCCCAAGTCCGGTTCGGGATCAGCCCGTTCGGGGTGTGGCGCAACGCCGCGAGCGATGAGCGCGGTTCGGCGACCTCGGCCGGTGCGCAGAGCTATGACGACCTGTACGCGGACACCCGAAGGTGGGTGCGCGAGGGATGGCTCGACTACATCTGCCCGCAGCTCTACTGGAACATCGGCCTGCCCGCCGCCGACTACGCCGTCCTGGTGGAGTGGTGGGACGAGGTCGTCCGGGGCACCGGTGTCGACCTGTACATCGGGGAGGCGCTGTACAAGGCGGGTGATCCGGCCCAGCCCGCCGCCTGGCAGGACCCGGCCGAACTGTCCCGCCACCTGACCCTGGCCCAGCGGTACGCCTCGGTGCGCGGGCACTGCTTCTTCGCCGCGAAGGAGGTCACCGCGGACCGGATCGGGGCCATGGCCCGCGTCGTCGCCGACCACTACCCCGTTCGGGGCCGCTGAGGGGCCCGGACCGCGGGGCCCTCAGTGCGGGGCCCGCGACCGTACGCCGCTACGCGTCCTCGGCGATGTGCCGCACCACCGTGTCCGGACCCGGTGACATCAGGGTTTCGTGCCCGTCCTCGAACCGGACGCGGAACGGCGGAGTGCCGTCGGGTCCGAGGACCTCGATGACCTCGGCCTGCCGGTCGTGCTGGCCGACGGTCCTGCCGTGTACAAGGATTCGATCGCCCACGGTTGCTCGCATGCGGCCAGTCTAGGGCGGCACGCGAATGTCGCCACCGGTCAGGATCTGGCCCGCTGGGTCACCGCGATGCACACCAGGACGCCGACGGCGGCGAGCGGCGCGGCCGGGGACAGGTGCTCGCCGAGCAGCAGCACCGACCAGACGAGGGTGAGCAGCGGCTGGGCCAGCTGGAGCTGACTGGCCTTGGTGACACCGATGGCGGCCATGCCCCGGTACCAGAGGTAGAGGCCGAGGAAGGTGGAGGCGCCGGCCACCCAGAGCAGCCCAGCGGCCCCGTGCACGGTGAGGTGCCAGGGTTCGAGGGTGAGGCCGAGGACGGCGCCGGCCAGGGCGAGCGGGACGCAGAGCACCAGGGCCCAGCCGACGACCTGCCAGCCCGGTATCAGCGCGGAGAGCCGGCCGCCCTCGGTGTATCCGGCCGCGCACAGCAGGAGTGCTCCGAACAGGTAGAGGTCTGCCCGTGACAGCGAGCCGCCGCTCTGCTCGACGGTGAAGGCGACCACCACCGCGGCACCGGCGAGCGCGGCCGCCCAGAAGGCGCGCGAGGGCCGCCGCCGGGTGCGGACCGCCGCGAAGGCGGCCGTGGTGAGCGGCAACAGCCCCACCACGACGGCCGCGTGCGAGGTCGTCGCCGTTCCGAGCGCCAGTGTGGTCAGGACCGGGAAGCCGATCATCACTCCCGCCGCGACCACCGCGAATCCGGCCCAGTGCGACCGGTCGGGGAAGGGCGCCCGGCCCCGCCACAGGAAGGCCCCGGCGAGCAGTGCGGCGATCAGCAGGCGCAGCGAAACCATCGACCACGGGCCGAAGCTCTGAAGTCCCCACGCGGTGCTGGGAAAGGTCAGCGAGAACGAGAGCACGCCGAGCGCCGCGAGTGCCGTCCCGCGCGGGACGGCACTGCCGTCGGTGGCGACCGCTATCGACCTGAGGGGAGTAGCGCTATTCTGTGCTGTCATGCACGAGCGTAGCAGTGTCACGGAACTGGCAGAATCCCTGCGGGTCGAACTGGACCGCTACCCGGTGGGCGGAAAGCTGCCGTCGAGCCGGGCCCTGGTCGAGCGCCATCGGGTATCGCCGGTGACGGTCTCCCGCGCGCTCGCCCAGCTCGTCGCCGAGGGCCTGGTCGTCACCCGGCCCGGCGCCGGCGCCTACCGCGCCGAGCCGCGCACGCTCACCGCGCGCCCCGGCGACACCTCCTGGCAGGAGGTCGCGCTGAGCGCCGACGGCGCCACGGACCCGGCTCCGCGCGCGGTCGACGCCGGCGGCGTCCTGGTCAGCCTCACCGCACCGCCGACCGGTGTCATCGACTTCAGCGGCGGCTATCTCGACCCGGGCCTGCGGCCCGAGCGGGCCATGGCCGCCGCCCTCGCACGGGCCGGGCGCCGCCCCGGAGCCTGGGGGAGCCCACCCGTGGACGGGCTCACCGAGCTGCGTTCATGGTTCGCCCGCGAGATCGGCGGCACGCTCACCGCCGCCGACGTCCTGGTCACCGCGGGCGGCCAGACCGCGCTGACCACCGCGCTGCGCGCGCTCGCCGCACCCGGCGCCCCCGTCCTGGTCGAATCACCCACCTACACCGGCATGCTGGCCATCGCCCGCGCCGCGGGCCTGCGCCCCGTCCCGGTCCCCGTCGACCCCGACGGCGTACGCCCCGAACTCCTCGCGCGGGCCTTCCGGGCCACCGGCGCCCGCGTCTTCGTCTGCCAGCCCCTCTTCCAGAATCCGACCGGCGCCCTCCTCACCGCAGACCGCGGCCGCGAAGTGGTCGACATCGCGCACTCCTTCGGCGCGTTCGTCGTCGAGGACGACTTCGGCCGCCGGCTGGTCCACGAGGATGCGCCCGCACTGCCCGCCCCGCTCGCCGCCGACGACCCCGACGGCGTCGTCGTCCATGTCTCCTCCCTCACCAAGGCGACCTCGCCGAGTCTGCGGGTCGGTGCGCTCGCCGCCCGCGGGCCCGTGCTTGAACGGCTGCGCGCCATCCAGGTCGTCGACTCGTTCTTCGTTCCGCGCCCCTTGCAGGAGACCGCCCTCGAACTCGTCGGATCCCCGGCCTGGAGCCGTCATCTGCGGGGCGTCTGCGCCGAGTTGACGGCGCGCCGACAGACCCTGGCCGCCGCCGTCCTGCGCCACCTCCCCGAGATCGCCCTGCCCCACATCCCCTCCGGCGGCTACCACCTGTGGCTCCGGTTGCCCGAGGGCGCCGGTGAGGCCGCCTTCCTGTCCGCGGCGCTGCGCGCGGGCGTCGCCGTCACCCCCGGCCGCCCCTACTTCAGCGCGGAGCCCCCCGCCGCCCACATCCGCCTCAGCTTCGCGGGCGTGGCCGGCCGCACGGAGATCACCGAAGGCGTGCGCAGACTGCGCACCGCGCTGGACGAAGTGCTGGGCTAGGGGCGGGATATGAGGGTGGCCGCCCGGCCGCACGCCGCGGGCGGCCCGGGGCGTACGGCCTCGTACCAGAGGTGGTCCGGCGCGTTCGTTTTCATGGGAACAGCGTGGCATCCGCCACTGACAATCGGCCCGGCAC
Coding sequences:
- a CDS encoding DUF1918 domain-containing protein; the protein is MRATVGDRILVHGRTVGQHDRQAEVIEVLGPDGTPPFRVRFEDGHETLMSPGPDTVVRHIAEDA
- a CDS encoding DMT family transporter, which codes for MTAQNSATPLRSIAVATDGSAVPRGTALAALGVLSFSLTFPSTAWGLQSFGPWSMVSLRLLIAALLAGAFLWRGRAPFPDRSHWAGFAVVAAGVMIGFPVLTTLALGTATTSHAAVVVGLLPLTTAAFAAVRTRRRPSRAFWAAALAGAAVVVAFTVEQSGGSLSRADLYLFGALLLCAAGYTEGGRLSALIPGWQVVGWALVLCVPLALAGAVLGLTLEPWHLTVHGAAGLLWVAGASTFLGLYLWYRGMAAIGVTKASQLQLAQPLLTLVWSVLLLGEHLSPAAPLAAVGVLVCIAVTQRARS
- a CDS encoding aminotransferase-like domain-containing protein — its product is MHERSSVTELAESLRVELDRYPVGGKLPSSRALVERHRVSPVTVSRALAQLVAEGLVVTRPGAGAYRAEPRTLTARPGDTSWQEVALSADGATDPAPRAVDAGGVLVSLTAPPTGVIDFSGGYLDPGLRPERAMAAALARAGRRPGAWGSPPVDGLTELRSWFAREIGGTLTAADVLVTAGGQTALTTALRALAAPGAPVLVESPTYTGMLAIARAAGLRPVPVPVDPDGVRPELLARAFRATGARVFVCQPLFQNPTGALLTADRGREVVDIAHSFGAFVVEDDFGRRLVHEDAPALPAPLAADDPDGVVVHVSSLTKATSPSLRVGALAARGPVLERLRAIQVVDSFFVPRPLQETALELVGSPAWSRHLRGVCAELTARRQTLAAAVLRHLPEIALPHIPSGGYHLWLRLPEGAGEAAFLSAALRAGVAVTPGRPYFSAEPPAAHIRLSFAGVAGRTEITEGVRRLRTALDEVLG